A genome region from Dolichospermum compactum NIES-806 includes the following:
- a CDS encoding class I SAM-dependent DNA methyltransferase, translating into MKNEDSQRVEIFLKKWKGSQGNERANYQGFFLELCDALGVERPLPKGSMANDPYCFDKDIKIFNKDGVTTNFADFYKEGHFLIEAKQGGNAAKRGTAKRGTKTYDIAMEKAFYQAQSYTPFLPSKPPFLITCDIGSHFEIWMSFSGNYGGYGAREKINLDQLLDEKVFNRFVAIFNDPQSLNPEKYRARVTREVADTLAKLARWLEQQRYEPKEVANFLMRCIFTMFAEDVKLLKGEVFTKALKERWLVEPKTFKTQIERLWKVMNTGGEFNFDEIPQFNGSFFKDATAFDLPKEQLEVLSEAANKDWTEVEPAIFGTLLERALDSKERKSLGAHYTPRSYVERLVRPVVIEPLRSEWLLVESEVDRFLTLKEKQQKPTKAQIEKAENEIRGFLDKLQQIRILDPACGSGNFLYVTLDLLKTLEQEVQMRLLDVLGEVTTNLLEEFDPRLAGRKQVNPAQFLGIEINPRAAAIAELVIWIGYLQWHFKRYGSTPPPEPILQDFHNIEFRDAVLDYDGKELDIDTKTGQVKTRWGGTMIKHPVTGEDVPDASDQIPIYRYLNPRPAQWPDADYIVSNPPFIGNKRMRDRLGDGYVEAQRKVYQDIPDTVDFVMYWWYHSAKLVVEDKLESFGLITTNSITQTFNRKVLVKHLVGKSPISLTFAIPDHPWIDTTDGAAVRIAMTVVESGKHEGVLGKVVKEVESDDGVTIVDLAISKGFINVDLSVGVDVVSASKLTANSRLSGQGVIVLGEGFHLNEGEYLKLIQQDPTAIHLIKRYRNGRDITDKPRNLRIIDLYGLNESQVMQYPYIYQRIYELVRPKRLEMKDKARREQWWLFGRSNQEIRNAINGLERYIVSCRTAKHRVFIFVENDILPDAKLIAFGLDDAFYLGVLSSVPHIIWSLKTGAFLEDRPNYNHSDCFGKFPFPNPTPEQKQKIRELGERLDSHRKRVQTQHPEITITGMYNLLEKLRKGETFTEADKTYNNKALVSTLKQIHDELDHAVFDAYEWQDLKDDNKTKAEIEEIILERLVALNAERAEEERNGIIRWLRPEYQAPNEVTQQVLTEVMETEETVIIPTEQKTFPKQPKEQLATIRDLLRNNTSEWTVEQIAAQFKNGGKYKNAIAENVERLEWFGILICRETGATKRWQYVEI; encoded by the coding sequence ATGAAAAATGAAGATAGCCAACGAGTAGAAATATTCCTCAAAAAATGGAAAGGTTCGCAAGGTAATGAGAGAGCAAATTATCAGGGTTTCTTTTTAGAACTTTGTGATGCTTTGGGGGTAGAACGTCCATTACCTAAAGGTAGTATGGCAAATGATCCTTATTGTTTTGATAAAGACATCAAAATTTTTAACAAAGATGGAGTTACTACAAACTTTGCAGACTTCTACAAAGAAGGACATTTTTTAATTGAAGCTAAACAAGGGGGAAATGCAGCTAAACGGGGGACAGCTAAACGAGGGACAAAAACCTATGATATAGCAATGGAAAAGGCTTTTTATCAAGCTCAAAGTTATACACCTTTTCTACCAAGTAAACCTCCCTTTTTAATTACCTGTGATATTGGTTCTCATTTTGAAATATGGATGAGTTTTAGTGGGAATTATGGTGGTTATGGTGCGCGGGAAAAAATTAATCTTGATCAGCTTTTAGATGAGAAAGTATTTAATCGCTTTGTTGCGATATTTAATGATCCTCAAAGTCTCAACCCGGAAAAATATCGAGCGCGGGTAACAAGAGAAGTAGCTGATACTTTAGCTAAATTAGCGCGGTGGTTGGAACAACAAAGATACGAACCTAAAGAAGTCGCCAATTTTCTCATGCGCTGCATTTTTACCATGTTTGCAGAAGATGTAAAATTATTGAAAGGAGAAGTTTTTACTAAAGCTTTAAAAGAACGTTGGTTGGTTGAACCGAAAACATTTAAAACCCAGATTGAAAGACTGTGGAAAGTTATGAATACTGGGGGAGAATTTAACTTTGATGAAATTCCCCAATTTAATGGCAGCTTTTTTAAAGATGCTACAGCTTTTGATTTACCCAAAGAACAGTTAGAAGTCCTATCGGAAGCTGCAAATAAAGATTGGACAGAGGTAGAACCGGCGATTTTTGGGACTTTATTAGAACGAGCTTTAGATAGTAAAGAACGGAAAAGTTTAGGAGCGCATTACACACCCCGATCCTATGTTGAGCGGTTAGTGCGTCCTGTAGTCATAGAACCTTTGCGGTCAGAATGGTTATTAGTGGAATCGGAAGTTGATCGGTTTTTAACTCTGAAGGAAAAACAGCAAAAACCTACAAAAGCACAAATAGAAAAGGCTGAAAATGAGATTCGGGGATTTTTAGATAAATTACAACAAATTCGTATTCTTGACCCTGCTTGTGGTTCGGGTAATTTCTTGTATGTGACGTTAGATCTATTAAAGACATTGGAGCAAGAAGTACAGATGCGGTTGCTGGATGTTTTGGGAGAGGTAACAACGAATTTATTAGAGGAATTTGATCCGCGTTTAGCAGGAAGAAAACAGGTAAATCCAGCGCAATTTTTAGGGATTGAAATTAATCCTAGAGCGGCCGCTATTGCAGAATTAGTAATTTGGATTGGTTATTTACAATGGCATTTTAAACGCTATGGAAGTACACCACCACCAGAACCGATTTTACAGGATTTTCATAATATTGAATTTCGTGATGCGGTGTTAGATTATGATGGTAAGGAATTAGATATTGATACTAAAACTGGTCAGGTAAAAACGCGCTGGGGTGGAACAATGATTAAGCATCCTGTGACGGGGGAGGATGTTCCTGATGCGAGTGATCAAATTCCTATTTATCGTTATCTTAATCCTCGTCCTGCTCAATGGCCAGATGCAGATTATATTGTTTCTAATCCTCCTTTTATTGGTAATAAGAGGATGAGAGATAGATTAGGTGATGGTTACGTTGAAGCGCAACGAAAAGTTTATCAAGACATACCAGATACAGTTGATTTTGTCATGTATTGGTGGTATCATTCAGCTAAATTAGTTGTTGAAGATAAATTAGAAAGTTTTGGTTTAATTACAACTAATAGTATTACTCAAACATTTAATAGAAAAGTTTTAGTTAAACATCTAGTAGGTAAAAGTCCAATATCTCTTACATTTGCAATTCCTGATCATCCTTGGATAGATACTACAGATGGCGCAGCAGTGAGAATTGCCATGACTGTGGTAGAATCTGGAAAACATGAGGGAGTGTTAGGAAAAGTAGTTAAAGAAGTGGAAAGTGATGATGGTGTAACTATTGTTGATTTAGCTATATCCAAAGGATTTATTAATGTAGATTTAAGCGTTGGTGTAGATGTGGTATCAGCATCTAAGTTAACAGCAAATTCTAGATTAAGTGGACAAGGTGTAATTGTTTTAGGTGAAGGTTTCCACCTAAATGAAGGAGAATATTTAAAACTTATTCAACAAGACCCGACAGCAATTCATTTAATTAAACGATATCGTAATGGCAGAGATATTACAGATAAACCTCGTAATTTAAGGATTATTGATTTATATGGTTTAAATGAATCTCAGGTTATGCAATATCCATATATATATCAGAGAATTTATGAACTTGTTCGACCTAAACGTTTAGAAATGAAAGATAAAGCACGTCGGGAACAGTGGTGGCTTTTTGGACGTTCTAACCAAGAAATTCGTAATGCAATAAATGGGTTAGAACGATATATAGTTAGTTGTCGTACCGCAAAGCATCGCGTTTTTATATTTGTAGAAAATGACATTTTACCTGATGCTAAATTAATTGCTTTCGGATTAGATGATGCTTTTTATCTTGGTGTACTTTCATCAGTACCTCATATAATATGGTCATTAAAAACAGGTGCATTCTTGGAAGATAGACCAAATTATAACCATTCTGATTGCTTTGGAAAATTCCCTTTTCCAAATCCTACACCAGAACAAAAACAGAAAATCCGAGAATTAGGAGAAAGATTAGACTCCCACCGTAAACGAGTGCAAACACAACATCCCGAAATCACAATTACCGGAATGTATAACCTTCTAGAAAAACTCCGCAAAGGTGAAACATTTACCGAAGCAGATAAAACATATAATAATAAAGCCTTAGTTTCCACACTCAAACAAATTCATGATGAATTAGATCACGCCGTTTTTGATGCTTATGAATGGCAAGATTTAAAAGATGATAATAAAACAAAAGCAGAAATTGAAGAAATAATTTTAGAACGATTAGTTGCGCTCAATGCTGAACGTGCAGAAGAAGAACGTAACGGAATAATTCGCTGGTTGCGTCCCGAATATCAAGCACCAAATGAAGTTACTCAACAGGTGCTAACGGAAGTCATGGAAACAGAAGAAACTGTGATTATTCCCACCGAACAAAAAACTTTTCCCAAACAACCAAAAGAGCAACTTGCAACTATCCGCGACTTACTCCGCAACAATACCAGCGAGTGGACAGTGGAACAAATTGCGGCTCAATTCAAAAATGGTGGAAAATACAAAAATGCCATTGCTGAAAATGTAGAAAGATTAGAATGGTTTGGGATTTTAATCTGTCGAGAAACAGGAGCAACCAAACGCTGGCAATATGTGGAAATATAG
- a CDS encoding cytochrome P450, translated as MLQQLPNRIPAPPWLQLINWIGDPIGFQEKYRQQYGDIFTMRLSGVGTAVIIGNPQTIQEILTQDSKFDIGRANKLAEPLIGKNSIMLMDGDRHRRERKLLMPPFHGERLQTYAQQICLITQQIASQLPINQPFVARSIMQKISLEVILQIIFGLSEGERYQQLKPLLTSWIDMIDSPLRSSMLFLKFLQKDWGEWTPWGQMKSKQKKVHELLQAEIEERRNNHNHQQSDILSLMMAAKDENGQPMTNEELKDELLTLLFAGHETTATILAWAFYQIHQNTDILAKLLQEINSLGENPQLMEIAQLPYLTAVCNETLRMYPVLPIIFPRITKSSMNIAGYEFEPETMLMPSIYLVHYHEDIYPQPHQFKPERFLERQYSPSEYMPFGGGSRRCLGYALALLEIKLVLAIVLSNYQLALVDNKPIKLQRRGFTLAPQGGVKMMMTGKR; from the coding sequence ATGCTTCAACAATTACCCAATCGTATTCCCGCTCCCCCCTGGTTGCAACTTATCAACTGGATTGGAGATCCCATTGGATTCCAAGAAAAATATCGTCAACAATATGGGGACATTTTCACCATGCGGCTAAGTGGTGTTGGTACTGCTGTAATTATTGGTAATCCCCAAACTATACAGGAGATTCTTACCCAAGATTCTAAATTTGATATTGGCCGTGCTAACAAACTAGCAGAACCGCTCATCGGCAAAAATTCTATCATGTTAATGGATGGCGATCGCCATCGTCGAGAACGAAAATTATTAATGCCACCTTTTCATGGAGAACGGCTACAAACTTACGCCCAACAAATCTGCTTGATTACCCAACAAATCGCTAGTCAATTACCAATTAATCAGCCTTTTGTAGCTCGATCTATCATGCAAAAAATTAGTCTAGAAGTTATTTTACAAATTATCTTTGGATTAAGTGAAGGAGAACGTTATCAACAACTAAAACCCCTACTTACTTCTTGGATAGATATGATTGATTCTCCTTTACGATCCAGTATGCTGTTTTTGAAATTCTTACAAAAAGATTGGGGAGAATGGACACCTTGGGGACAGATGAAAAGCAAACAAAAAAAGGTTCATGAATTACTCCAAGCAGAAATAGAAGAAAGAAGAAATAATCATAATCATCAACAGAGTGATATTCTCAGCTTAATGATGGCTGCAAAAGATGAAAACGGTCAACCAATGACTAACGAAGAATTAAAAGATGAATTGTTGACACTTTTATTTGCTGGACATGAAACCACTGCCACAATCCTAGCTTGGGCTTTTTATCAAATTCATCAAAATACAGATATCCTGGCAAAATTGCTGCAAGAAATCAACAGTTTAGGAGAAAATCCTCAACTAATGGAAATTGCCCAACTTCCTTATTTAACCGCAGTTTGTAACGAAACTCTGCGGATGTATCCAGTCTTACCAATTATTTTCCCACGCATCACTAAATCATCTATGAATATTGCCGGATACGAGTTTGAACCGGAAACAATGTTAATGCCCAGTATTTACCTTGTCCATTATCACGAAGACATATATCCTCAACCCCACCAATTTAAACCCGAACGCTTTCTAGAAAGACAGTATTCCCCCTCAGAATATATGCCCTTTGGTGGTGGTAGTCGGCGCTGTTTGGGTTATGCTCTAGCTTTGTTAGAAATAAAATTAGTTTTGGCAATAGTTTTATCTAATTATCAACTAGCCTTAGTAGATAATAAACCTATTAAACTCCAAAGACGCGGGTTTACTCTTGCTCCTCAAGGCGGAGTTAAAATGATGATGACTGGAAAAAGATAA
- the hpnA gene encoding hopanoid-associated sugar epimerase has product MRAFVTGGTGFIGSHVVRSLLQSEYQVTALVRPHSNLSNLQGLAVDIVKGDLNNPNIWEQMQGCQYLFHVAAHYSLWQKDRDLLYLNNVEGTRNILSAAQKAGIERTVYTSSVAAIGVGKLGQVVDETYQSPLEKLVGDYKKSKFLAEQVAISAVNQGQDIVIVNPSSPIGPLDIKPTPTGDIILRFLRREMPAYVDTGLNFIDVRDVAKGHLLALEKGKSGDRYILGHQNLSLKQLLEQLSQITTLPAPQTSIPAWIPLTVAWVDEKILAPLGKTSTVPIDGVRMAQQPMYYDASKAIRELGLPQSPLNIALKDAVDWFVSNSYVNR; this is encoded by the coding sequence ATGCGGGCTTTTGTGACTGGTGGTACGGGGTTTATTGGTTCTCATGTAGTGCGATCGCTTTTACAATCAGAATACCAAGTTACAGCTTTAGTCCGTCCTCATAGTAACTTGAGTAATTTACAGGGTTTGGCTGTAGATATTGTCAAAGGTGATTTGAATAACCCGAATATCTGGGAACAGATGCAGGGTTGTCAATATCTGTTTCATGTTGCTGCCCATTATTCCCTGTGGCAAAAAGACCGAGACTTGCTTTATCTTAACAATGTGGAAGGTACACGCAACATCCTGTCTGCAGCCCAAAAAGCGGGGATTGAACGCACAGTTTATACCAGTTCCGTTGCCGCTATTGGTGTAGGTAAATTGGGACAAGTTGTAGATGAAACTTACCAAAGTCCCCTAGAAAAATTAGTGGGGGATTATAAAAAATCTAAATTCCTAGCTGAACAAGTGGCAATATCCGCGGTGAATCAGGGTCAAGATATTGTGATCGTTAATCCTAGTAGTCCAATTGGTCCTTTAGATATTAAACCTACGCCTACAGGGGATATTATTCTGCGGTTTTTGCGGAGAGAAATGCCAGCTTATGTAGATACGGGATTGAATTTTATTGATGTGCGCGATGTCGCCAAGGGACATTTATTAGCATTAGAAAAGGGGAAATCAGGCGATCGCTATATTCTCGGTCATCAAAATCTTAGCCTTAAACAACTCCTAGAACAACTCTCCCAAATCACGACTTTACCTGCACCGCAAACATCTATACCAGCTTGGATACCCCTAACTGTAGCTTGGGTAGACGAAAAAATCCTCGCACCTTTAGGAAAAACCTCGACAGTTCCCATTGATGGAGTCCGCATGGCACAGCAACCAATGTATTATGATGCTTCTAAGGCTATCCGCGAATTAGGTTTACCTCAGTCACCCCTGAATATAGCCCTCAAGGATGCTGTAGATTGGTTTGTGTCTAATAGTTATGTGAATAGGTGA
- the hpnH gene encoding adenosyl-hopene transferase HpnH, protein MAINLQQAVDIGKYLVTQRLLGRKRFPLVLMLEPLFRCNLACTGCGKIQHPVEILKQNLTPEQCFAAVEECGAPVVSIPGGEPLLHPQIGEIVEGLIKRKKYIYLCTNGLLLEKSLDKFKPSPYLTFSVHLDGMREWHDKCVDRKGVFDTAIQAIRAAKAKGFRVATNTTIFEGCDIQEMQEFFDFLETLGTDGMMISPGYSYEWAPDQDHFLQKEQTRALFREILSPYTSGKKNWNFNHNPLFLDFLIGEKDYECTPWGSPSYSVLGWQKPCYLLNEGYYTTFQELLDKTDWSQYGGASGNPKCADCMVHCGYEPTAAMDAMQPKNIARSLTTVFGK, encoded by the coding sequence ATGGCAATTAATTTACAACAAGCAGTAGATATAGGTAAATATTTAGTTACACAACGCTTATTAGGGCGAAAACGCTTTCCCCTCGTATTGATGTTAGAACCCCTGTTCCGGTGTAACCTAGCTTGTACTGGTTGCGGTAAAATCCAGCATCCAGTAGAAATCCTCAAGCAAAATCTTACTCCAGAACAGTGTTTTGCGGCTGTGGAAGAATGCGGCGCACCAGTTGTTTCTATTCCCGGTGGAGAACCTCTCCTACATCCCCAAATAGGTGAAATTGTTGAAGGCTTAATTAAACGCAAGAAATATATTTACTTGTGTACTAATGGTTTATTACTAGAAAAGAGTCTCGATAAGTTTAAACCTTCTCCTTATCTAACCTTTAGCGTCCATTTGGATGGAATGCGAGAATGGCATGATAAATGTGTAGACAGAAAAGGTGTTTTCGATACTGCAATCCAAGCAATTCGCGCCGCTAAAGCTAAAGGTTTTCGTGTCGCTACCAACACGACCATTTTTGAAGGTTGCGATATCCAAGAAATGCAGGAATTTTTTGATTTTCTGGAAACATTGGGTACTGACGGGATGATGATTTCTCCTGGCTACAGTTACGAATGGGCCCCAGATCAAGATCATTTTCTGCAAAAAGAACAAACCCGCGCTTTATTTAGAGAAATTCTCTCACCTTACACATCTGGAAAAAAGAACTGGAACTTCAATCACAATCCTTTATTCTTAGATTTTCTCATTGGTGAAAAAGACTATGAATGCACCCCTTGGGGTAGTCCTAGTTATAGTGTTTTAGGTTGGCAAAAACCTTGTTATCTATTGAATGAAGGTTACTATACAACCTTTCAGGAGTTGTTAGATAAGACTGATTGGAGTCAATACGGTGGCGCTAGTGGTAATCCTAAATGTGCTGATTGTATGGTGCATTGTGGTTATGAACCAACAGCAGCAATGGATGCAATGCAACCGAAAAATATTGCCCGTTCTCTAACCACTGTGTTTGGAAAGTAA
- a CDS encoding Rpn family recombination-promoting nuclease/putative transposase produces the protein MRRDSIFYYLFQTYPTLLFELLPNPPANAANYRFDSVAVKEPKFEIDGVFLPPETETLGVVYFCEVQFQKDERLYERLFGELFLYFYRNRERFQDWQAVLIYPTRSTEQGDIHPYRALLSSEQVHRVYLDELGEFEQLPLDVSLLVLTTLKQNKAPAAARYLINRCQQELQKPTARRGIMEIITTIISYRFTHLSRVEIEAMLGISFQQTRLYEELREEATELGMQQGMQQGMQQGMQQGMQQGMQQGIQQGMQQGIQQGIQQGMQQGKQQGKQEGEVNLILRLLSKRFGEVPSQLKMQIEKLSLEQLEALTEVFLDFASLDNLVIWLQNLEVSE, from the coding sequence ATGCGACGTGACTCTATTTTCTATTATTTATTTCAAACATATCCAACCCTGCTGTTTGAATTATTGCCAAATCCCCCCGCAAATGCGGCTAATTATCGCTTCGATTCGGTAGCGGTGAAAGAACCAAAGTTTGAAATTGACGGGGTATTTTTACCACCAGAAACAGAAACTCTAGGAGTTGTTTATTTCTGTGAAGTACAATTTCAAAAAGATGAACGACTGTATGAGCGGTTATTTGGGGAGTTGTTTCTCTATTTTTACAGAAATAGGGAACGTTTTCAAGATTGGCAAGCGGTGTTAATTTATCCAACTCGTAGTACGGAACAAGGGGATATTCACCCCTATCGCGCACTTTTGAGTTCAGAACAAGTCCATCGAGTATATTTGGATGAGTTGGGAGAATTTGAGCAATTACCCCTTGATGTCAGTTTGTTGGTATTGACAACTCTAAAACAAAACAAAGCCCCAGCAGCAGCGCGATATTTAATCAATCGTTGTCAGCAGGAGTTACAAAAACCAACAGCTAGACGTGGCATAATGGAAATAATTACCACGATTATTTCTTATCGGTTTACTCATTTAAGTCGTGTGGAGATAGAAGCAATGTTAGGAATAAGTTTTCAGCAAACTCGCTTGTATGAAGAACTCAGAGAAGAAGCTACCGAATTAGGTATGCAGCAAGGTATGCAGCAAGGTATGCAGCAAGGTATGCAGCAAGGTATGCAGCAAGGTATGCAGCAGGGTATACAGCAAGGTATGCAGCAGGGTATACAGCAGGGTATACAGCAAGGTATGCAGCAAGGGAAACAACAAGGTAAACAGGAGGGAGAAGTAAATCTGATCCTACGGTTGTTATCTAAAAGATTTGGGGAAGTTCCTAGTCAGCTAAAAATGCAAATTGAGAAGTTGTCGCTGGAACAATTGGAAGCTTTAACTGAGGTGTTTTTAGATTTTGCAAGTTTAGATAATTTGGTTATTTGGTTGCAAAATTTAGAAGTTTCTGAGTAG
- a CDS encoding DUF29 domain-containing protein, with product MTSQLYETDFYAWTLEQAKLLKQGQLNQLDILNLIEEIESLGKREKQELRNRLRILIGHLLKWEYQSDKRSNSWKATIREQRRRIKELLEENPSLKSYLSEAMIFAYQDGVDLAIQETNLPDTTFPAENPYSIYQILDPAFLVNQE from the coding sequence ATGACATCACAACTGTATGAAACTGACTTTTATGCTTGGACTTTAGAACAGGCAAAATTATTAAAGCAAGGACAACTAAATCAACTTGATATTTTAAATTTAATAGAGGAAATTGAATCTTTGGGTAAGCGAGAAAAGCAAGAATTAAGAAACCGACTAAGGATTTTAATTGGACATTTACTAAAGTGGGAATATCAAAGTGATAAACGTAGTAATAGTTGGAAAGCTACAATTAGAGAACAACGTCGTCGCATTAAAGAACTTCTAGAAGAAAACCCCAGTCTGAAATCCTATCTATCGGAAGCAATGATTTTTGCTTACCAAGATGGTGTGGATTTAGCAATTCAGGAAACTAATTTACCTGATACAACTTTTCCTGCTGAAAATCCCTATAGTATTTATCAAATTCTTGATCCTGCTTTTTTAGTTAATCAAGAATAA